The Streptomyces sp. NBC_00775 genome includes the window GACGGCCGCGCACAGCACCCGGTTGCCGAGCTTGCGGATCGGTGTCATGTCGGACGTGCCGCCACCGTTGGCGAAGCGGGAGCCCTTGGCGAAGTCCGCCCCGGACACCAGTGCGGAGACGTACGACACGATCTCGTGGCCGTCGGCCGAACCGTCCGCGTCGACCATCACGATGATGTCGCCGGTGCACGCCTCGAATCCGGTGATCAGGGCATCGCCTTTGCCCTTTCCGCGCTGCTCGACGACCTTGACGTCGGGCCACAGTTCGCGGGCCACTTCGACGGTGTTGTCGGTGGAATTGCCGTCTACAAGAACCACTTCGTGTATCCAGCCGGGAAGGGTCTTGAAGACGTACGGGAGATTCTCGGCCTCATTCATGGCGGGAATCACGACGCTCACCGGCGGCGCAATGGCCAAGTGAGAGGAGATCGGCCGGTACTTGCCGGCCATTAACGGATCATCGCCCGAAACGGCTGGGCGCAGGACGGAACTCATGAGTCTGGTCCCTCTCGTCCGGTGGACCGCCCGCCCCTGGGCAGTCCGGTTCTTTGTCCGGTTCGAAAGGGGGGTTCTCACTTACGGCATGACGAAATAGATCTTCGTGCCTGCCGGGTGAGCTGGCAAAGCTGGCCGGCTTTCGGAAAAGCGGAAACCGGTCGCGCGGCACGACTCGGCACAGTTGTGGTCACCGAGCACGGCACCCCCCTACCGCGCCCCGCGCCGGGCCTCCATCGCGATCTTGAGCCCTCCCCTAGATCGCATTTGCATGATGGACCGATGCGGGTGAGATGTACGACGGTATTGATGAATGAGACCGTATGGCAAGACCTGGAACGAGGCCTCACGTTTTTGTTGGTTTGGCCGTTACCTAATGACTCGAACGGATTTTCCTCATCCGTTTGAGGATCATTAGCAGCAGAATGAGACAGCTGATCACGGTCACGGCCGTGACGCCGCCGCCGACCGACCACCTGTGCACGGCGAGCATGCCCTGGGCCACCAGCATGTCGACCGCGACCGCGCCCGCGACCGACGCCAGGACACGGCCGAAGGGTTCCAGCCCGCGCAGCGTGGCCGCGATGGCGGCCGACGGCGCCGCGAGCAGGAAGAACAACGTGAACGGGCCGCGCAGCGGTGAGTCCACGTCGGCGAGCGCGAGGATCGCGCCGACCACCGCGACCACGGTCGCGGCACCCGCGAGCAGCGGCAGCAGATCCCTCCCGGGCTCCTGTTCTGGCCGCTCCGGGCTGTCTGATGAAGGTGTCTTGATACGTATGGTCTGCATTGGCGACTTTGCCCCCCGACGCGCCGGATGCCGGGCCTCAATGTCGCGCAGCGGGCCGGGGGCCGTCAAGACGCGGAAGCCGGTCTTGGCAGCTCTTGCGGGACTTCAAACACGCGTTCCCCGGAGGCGCCGGCTGCCTCCGGGGAACTGCCGTTCAGATCAAGCGAGTTGACGTGCTACGAGACGATCTTGAGGAGCTTGTTCGGTGAACCGGTACCCGCGCTGGTGACCACGCCCGAGGTCGCGCCGTTCACCAGGGCCGTGGCGACCTGGGCCGGGGTGGCCGAGGTGTGGCCCGCGAGGTAGACGGCTGCCGCGCCCGCGACGTGCGGGGTGGCCATCGATGTACCGGAGAGTGTCGCGGTGGCGGTGTCGCTGGTGTTGTAGCCCGCCAGGATCGAGACGCCCGGGGCGAAGATGTCGAGCACCGAGCCGTAGTTGGACCAGCTCGCCTTCGCGTCCGTGCTGCTGGTGGCGCCGACGGTGATCGCGGTGGAGACCCGGGCGGGGGAGTACGAGGAGGCGTTGGCCCCGCTGTTGCCCGCCGCGATCGCGTAGGTCACGCCGCTGGCGATGGAGTTCGCCACGGCCGTGTCCAGCGAGGTGGAGGCGGAACCGCCGAGTGACATGTTGGCGACCGCCGGTGTGGTGTGGTTCGCGGTCACCCAGTCGATTCCGGCGATGACGCCCGCGGTGGTGCCGGAGCCGCTGTTGTCGAGCACCCGCACGGCCACGATGCTCGCCTTCTTGGCGACACCGTAGGTCGTGCCCGCGATGGTGGTGGCCACATGGGTGCCGTGACCGTTGCCGTCCGAGGCGGTGGTGTCGCCGTCCACGGCGTCATAGCCGTACGAGGCCCGGCCGCTGATCTGCGTGTGCGTGATGCGGACGCCGGTGTCGATGACGTACGCCGTCACGCCGCTGCCCGCCGTGTCCGGGTAGGTGTACGTGCCGGACAGCGGCAGCGCCGCCTGGTCGATGCGGTCCAGGCCCCAGGGGGCGCTGGACTGTGTGGTGTCGGTCAGGTGCACCGTCTGGTTCTGCTCGACGGAGGCCACCGCCGGGTCGGCGGCGAGTCTCTTGGCCTCGGTGGCCGAGAGGTTGGCCGTGTAGCCGTTCAGCGCGGTACCGAACGTCTTCTTCACCGTGCCGCCGTACTCGTTGATCAGGCCCTTGCCCGCGCTCGACGCGGCCTTGATGCCGGCGCCCTTCTTGAGCGTGACGATGTAACTGCCCTTGATCGCTGTGGGGGAGTTGGCGGCGAGCACCTTGCCCTCGGCCGGGGCGGCCTGGGCGGGGAGTGCGGTGAATCCGCCCAGAAGGGCGGCGGTCGCCACGGAGGTGATGGCGGCGATCCGGATCTTCTTGCTACGCAGCTGTGCCATTACGAGGGAGTCCTCCTCAAGGCGGCGCGCGCGTGAGTGGCGCGCGCTGTGGGGGTGCGCGAAGGGTCGTGCGCACGGCCCCGGAGTGTTGCGTTCCCCCAGGGCCGAGTAAAGAGTCGGTCATGAACGGGTGTTGCTCAAGGGAGTTGACGCCTTGTCACGAACCTGTCATGGGCACGCAATCAGACCCACGGGCAACCCACAGGGTCGACTCCGGTAAGTGCCGAAAAGTCTTGGCATGGACACTTCCAGTCAACACGCGTAGCTGGTACGAAAGTTGTGGCAGAGATCCTGCTAAAGGGAGGTTCCATGAGACGTTCCCGAATTACGGCATACGTGACCTCGCTCCTCCTCGCCGTCGGCCTCGCCCTCACCGGGGCGGCGACGGCGCAGGCGTCCGGGGCCGCCGCGGCCACCGGGTATGTGGCCCTCGGCGACTCCTACTCCTCCGGTGTCGGCGCGGGCAGTTACATCAGCTCCAGCGGCGACTGCGACCGCAGTACAAAGGCCTACCCCTACCTCTGGGCGGCCGCGCATTCACCCTCGTCGTTCGACTTCACCGCCTGCTCCGGCGCCCGTACGGGTGATGTCACGGCGAACCAACTGGGCCCGCTCAGCTCCTCCACCGGCCTGGTGTCCATCAGCATCGGCGGCAACGACGCGGGCTTCTCCGACGTCATGACGACGTGTGTGCTCCAGTCCGAGAGCACCTGCCTCGCACGGATCGCCACCGCGAAGGCATACGTCGACTCGACGCTCCCCGGCCAACTCGACACCGTCTACTCGGCGATCAGCGCGAAGGCCCCGGCCGCCCATGTGGTCGTG containing:
- a CDS encoding glycosyltransferase family 2 protein, which produces MSSVLRPAVSGDDPLMAGKYRPISSHLAIAPPVSVVIPAMNEAENLPYVFKTLPGWIHEVVLVDGNSTDNTVEVARELWPDVKVVEQRGKGKGDALITGFEACTGDIIVMVDADGSADGHEIVSYVSALVSGADFAKGSRFANGGGTSDMTPIRKLGNRVLCAAVNAKFGARYTDLCYGYNAFWRHCLDKIDLDCTGFEVETLMNIRVVKAGLKVQEIPSHEYLRIHGTSNLRAVRDGFRVLKVILKERSNRRALRRRPHAAQLNSGQGEVS
- a CDS encoding S8 family peptidase, encoding MAQLRSKKIRIAAITSVATAALLGGFTALPAQAAPAEGKVLAANSPTAIKGSYIVTLKKGAGIKAASSAGKGLINEYGGTVKKTFGTALNGYTANLSATEAKRLAADPAVASVEQNQTVHLTDTTQSSAPWGLDRIDQAALPLSGTYTYPDTAGSGVTAYVIDTGVRITHTQISGRASYGYDAVDGDTTASDGNGHGTHVATTIAGTTYGVAKKASIVAVRVLDNSGSGTTAGVIAGIDWVTANHTTPAVANMSLGGSASTSLDTAVANSIASGVTYAIAAGNSGANASSYSPARVSTAITVGATSSTDAKASWSNYGSVLDIFAPGVSILAGYNTSDTATATLSGTSMATPHVAGAAAVYLAGHTSATPAQVATALVNGATSGVVTSAGTGSPNKLLKIVS
- a CDS encoding SGNH/GDSL hydrolase family protein, translating into MRRSRITAYVTSLLLAVGLALTGAATAQASGAAAATGYVALGDSYSSGVGAGSYISSSGDCDRSTKAYPYLWAAAHSPSSFDFTACSGARTGDVTANQLGPLSSSTGLVSISIGGNDAGFSDVMTTCVLQSESTCLARIATAKAYVDSTLPGQLDTVYSAISAKAPAAHVVVLGYPRFYKLSGSCVAGLSDTKRAAINGAADYLDSAIAKRAADHGFTFGDVRGTFTGHEICSGDAWLHSLNWLNIGESYHPTASGHSGGYLPVFSGVA